A single region of the Archangium lipolyticum genome encodes:
- a CDS encoding ATPase domain-containing protein, translating into MNEAAQSEEPTRRVPTGSAGLDTILHGGWLHGGTYMVTGAPGTGKTILGNQFCFSHVAAGGRAVFVTLLSESHERMMTHLRGMHFFRREVIGQLLHYVSGYATLKAEGLDGLARLLYRSVREHQATVLVVDGLLAARESADTELAFREFLHSLGVHNALAGCTTLVLSHRQENPADPQFAMVDGVLSLEMQLVGLKAVRDLEVTKLRGGPQLTGQHTFEINDHGLVVHPRVEALYPHPPEDAPEHGRKLGFGLARLDVMLAGGLSERSTTLLFGTPGSGKTLLGLHFLADGASKGEPGLYFGFMETRSRLVAKAANVGLELRPWLETGQLVLETRAPVETLPDALVHGLLALVERHRVRRLVIDGLEPLIHGTLAPQRMPGFLTALLNELRARGVTTLMTQQTHVLFEPRLAPNLEGVEGAVDNLVFLRYVELRSQLYRMLSILKMRESDYESSPREFSISTQGIDVADTFESADSISTGKTRPVGVKKKPSRRKKLDRRTPVRKRSRA; encoded by the coding sequence GTGAACGAAGCCGCGCAGTCCGAGGAGCCCACGCGCAGGGTGCCTACCGGGTCTGCGGGCCTGGACACCATCCTGCACGGCGGGTGGCTGCATGGTGGTACCTATATGGTCACCGGCGCACCGGGGACGGGGAAGACCATCCTCGGCAACCAGTTCTGCTTCTCGCACGTGGCGGCCGGCGGCCGCGCCGTCTTCGTCACCCTCTTGTCCGAGTCGCACGAGCGGATGATGACGCACCTGCGCGGCATGCACTTCTTCCGCCGCGAGGTCATCGGCCAGTTGCTGCACTACGTGAGCGGCTACGCCACCCTGAAGGCCGAGGGGCTCGACGGACTGGCGCGGCTGCTGTACCGCTCGGTGCGCGAGCACCAGGCCACGGTGCTGGTGGTGGACGGGCTGCTGGCCGCCAGGGAGAGCGCGGACACGGAGCTGGCCTTCCGCGAGTTCCTCCACTCCCTGGGGGTGCACAACGCGCTGGCCGGCTGCACCACGCTGGTGCTCTCCCACCGGCAGGAGAACCCGGCGGATCCGCAGTTCGCCATGGTGGACGGAGTGCTGTCGCTGGAGATGCAGCTGGTGGGACTCAAGGCGGTGCGCGACCTGGAGGTGACGAAGCTGCGCGGAGGGCCCCAGCTCACCGGCCAGCACACCTTCGAAATCAACGACCACGGGCTCGTGGTCCATCCGCGCGTCGAGGCCCTCTACCCCCACCCACCCGAGGACGCCCCGGAGCACGGGCGGAAGCTGGGCTTCGGCCTCGCACGGCTGGACGTGATGTTGGCGGGCGGGCTGAGCGAGCGCTCGACCACGCTGCTGTTCGGCACCCCGGGGAGCGGAAAGACGCTGCTGGGGCTGCACTTCCTGGCGGACGGGGCAAGCAAGGGAGAGCCCGGCCTGTACTTCGGCTTCATGGAGACGCGCTCGCGGTTGGTGGCGAAGGCCGCCAACGTGGGCCTGGAGCTGCGGCCGTGGCTGGAGACGGGGCAGCTGGTGCTGGAGACGCGGGCCCCCGTGGAGACGCTGCCAGACGCCCTGGTACACGGGTTGCTGGCGCTGGTGGAACGCCACCGGGTGCGGCGGCTCGTCATCGACGGGCTGGAGCCGCTCATCCACGGGACGCTCGCTCCCCAGCGGATGCCCGGCTTCCTCACCGCGCTGCTCAACGAGCTGCGTGCACGCGGCGTCACCACGCTGATGACCCAGCAGACCCACGTGCTCTTCGAACCCCGGCTGGCGCCGAATCTGGAAGGGGTGGAAGGAGCCGTCGACAACCTCGTGTTCCTCCGGTATGTGGAATTGCGCTCCCAGCTGTACCGGATGCTGTCCATCCTCAAGATGAGAGAGAGCGACTACGAGTCCTCGCCGCGCGAGTTCTCCATCTCGACCCAGGGCATCGACGTGGCGGACACCTTCGAGAGCGCCGATTCCATCTCCACCGGGAAGACCCGGCCCGTGGGCGTGAAGAAGAAGCCCTCCCGGCGCAAGAAGCTGGACCGGCGCACGCCCGTCCGCAAGCGGAGCCGCGCATGA
- a CDS encoding dienelactone hydrolase family protein has product MAVEREVVVLAGDVRLGGTLAIPEGAQGLVIFAHGSGSSRHSPRNRYVAYSLRMAGLGTLLFDLLTEDEEVEDEVTAALRFDIDFLARRLGEVTDWVFAHPELMRMRVGYFGSSTGAAAALVAAAERPETIGAVVSRGGRPDLAGGALERVQAPTLFIVGGADDVVLELNQRAWERLRAPKELEVIAGATHLFPERGALERVAEVAAGWFTRFLGVPQELETRP; this is encoded by the coding sequence ATGGCCGTGGAGCGGGAAGTCGTCGTGCTGGCGGGAGATGTGAGGCTCGGAGGGACGCTCGCCATTCCGGAGGGAGCACAGGGGCTGGTCATCTTCGCGCACGGCAGTGGGAGCAGCCGGCACAGTCCGCGCAATCGCTACGTGGCGTACTCGCTGCGGATGGCGGGGCTGGGGACGTTGCTGTTCGATCTGCTGACGGAGGACGAGGAGGTGGAGGACGAGGTGACGGCGGCGCTGCGCTTCGACATCGACTTCCTGGCGAGACGGTTGGGGGAGGTGACGGACTGGGTGTTCGCGCATCCGGAGCTGATGCGGATGCGGGTGGGCTACTTCGGGTCGAGCACGGGGGCGGCGGCGGCGTTGGTGGCGGCGGCGGAGCGCCCGGAGACGATCGGAGCGGTGGTGTCGAGAGGAGGGAGGCCGGACCTTGCGGGTGGGGCGTTGGAGCGGGTGCAGGCGCCGACGCTGTTCATCGTGGGAGGAGCGGATGACGTGGTGCTGGAGTTGAACCAGAGGGCCTGGGAGAGGCTGAGGGCGCCGAAGGAGCTGGAGGTGATCGCGGGGGCGACGCACCTCTTCCCTGAGCGGGGGGCTTTGGAGCGGGTGGCGGAGGTAGCGGCGGGCTGGTTCACGCGGTTCCTGGGTGTGCCCCAGGAACTGGAGACGAGACCCTGA
- a CDS encoding AMP-binding protein — protein sequence MASSLLETFLARAHQTPERPILDFEQRRFTAGQLAGHVAAFASALHRRGLKPGERVALFLENSPAFVIAYLGTQYAGGVVVLVNTQYRQVELSHILSDSGARACVTGTAGAAELAPLQAQLPALEWLVTVEPLSTPVPWPTVDLEALLAEGDTTASLPLPGGEQLAVLGYTSGTTGRSKGAMLLHRNLLANVRAVTEAWRWTERDRLLLALPLFHTHGLMVGLHGTLYSGGSVDLRRRFTASEVLAALCDDASLTMFFGVPTMYGRLVEEARRSGLRPRPLRLLVSGSAPLSPQLFHDVEETFGQRILERYGMTETIMNTTNPYEGERRPGTVGMPYPGQEARVVDVRTRQPLPAGETGEIEVRGPHVFSGYWQRPEATAEAFDPEGWFRTGDLGLKDGDGYFHITGRARELIISGGFNVYPREVEEVLATHPAVAEVAVLGLPDPDFGEQVVAVVVPRPGATPEAASLVDWCKDRLASFKKPRRVVFAEALPRNALGKVQKHVLRERLQTTV from the coding sequence ATGGCGTCCTCCCTCCTCGAGACCTTCCTCGCCCGCGCCCACCAGACTCCCGAGCGGCCCATCCTGGACTTCGAGCAGCGGCGCTTCACCGCCGGCCAGCTCGCCGGCCACGTCGCCGCCTTCGCCAGCGCCCTCCACCGCCGGGGGCTGAAGCCCGGTGAGCGCGTGGCCCTCTTCCTGGAGAACAGCCCCGCCTTCGTCATCGCCTACCTGGGCACGCAGTACGCCGGGGGCGTCGTCGTCCTCGTCAATACCCAGTACCGCCAGGTGGAGCTGAGTCACATCCTCTCAGATTCCGGAGCACGCGCCTGCGTCACCGGGACGGCGGGCGCCGCCGAGCTCGCGCCCCTCCAGGCTCAACTGCCCGCGCTGGAGTGGCTCGTCACCGTGGAGCCCCTCTCCACGCCCGTGCCCTGGCCCACCGTCGACCTGGAGGCGCTCCTCGCCGAGGGAGACACCACCGCGTCACTGCCCCTGCCCGGGGGCGAGCAGCTCGCGGTGCTCGGCTACACCTCCGGCACCACCGGCCGATCCAAGGGCGCCATGCTGCTGCACCGCAACCTGCTCGCCAACGTGCGCGCCGTCACCGAGGCGTGGCGCTGGACGGAGCGCGACAGGCTGCTGCTCGCCCTTCCCCTCTTCCACACCCATGGCCTCATGGTGGGCCTGCACGGCACGCTCTACTCCGGCGGCAGCGTGGACCTGCGCCGCCGCTTCACCGCCTCCGAGGTGCTCGCCGCCCTGTGCGACGATGCCTCGCTGACGATGTTCTTCGGCGTGCCCACCATGTACGGCCGGCTCGTCGAGGAGGCCCGCCGCTCGGGCCTCCGCCCGCGCCCGCTGCGGCTGCTCGTCTCCGGCTCCGCACCCCTCAGTCCCCAGCTCTTCCACGACGTGGAGGAGACGTTCGGCCAGCGCATCCTCGAGCGCTACGGGATGACGGAGACCATCATGAACACCACCAACCCCTACGAGGGAGAGCGGCGCCCCGGCACCGTGGGCATGCCCTACCCCGGCCAGGAGGCGCGCGTGGTGGACGTGCGCACCCGCCAGCCGCTGCCCGCGGGGGAGACGGGGGAAATCGAGGTCCGCGGCCCCCACGTCTTCTCTGGCTACTGGCAGCGCCCGGAGGCCACCGCCGAGGCGTTCGACCCCGAGGGCTGGTTCCGCACCGGCGACCTCGGCCTGAAGGACGGCGACGGCTACTTCCATATTACGGGCCGCGCCCGCGAGCTCATCATCAGCGGCGGCTTCAACGTGTACCCCCGCGAGGTGGAGGAGGTGCTCGCCACGCACCCGGCCGTGGCCGAGGTGGCGGTGCTGGGCCTGCCGGACCCGGACTTCGGCGAGCAGGTGGTGGCCGTCGTCGTGCCCCGCCCCGGCGCCACCCCCGAGGCCGCCTCCCTGGTGGACTGGTGCAAGGACCGGCTCGCCAGCTTCAAGAAACCCCGCCGCGTCGTCTTCGCCGAGGCCCTCCCCCGCAACGCGCTCGGGAAGGTGCAGAAGCACGTGCTGCGCGAGCGGCTCCAGACCACTGTCTAG
- a CDS encoding response regulator, with product MSKLLIVDDEVAILEALTDILSVEGYEVATAANGAEGLKHVHESRPDLILLDLMMPVMDGQEMLRRLKEDPNLRSIPVVVMSAGRVSKSELQGSRFLAKPFELDDLLETVSAELNRGH from the coding sequence ATGAGCAAGCTCCTCATCGTGGACGACGAGGTGGCCATCCTGGAGGCCCTCACGGACATCCTGTCCGTGGAGGGGTACGAGGTGGCCACGGCCGCCAACGGGGCCGAGGGCCTCAAGCACGTGCACGAGTCCCGCCCGGACCTCATCCTGTTGGACCTGATGATGCCGGTGATGGACGGCCAGGAGATGCTGCGCCGGCTCAAGGAAGACCCCAACCTGCGGAGCATTCCCGTGGTGGTGATGAGCGCCGGGCGCGTGTCCAAGTCGGAGCTGCAGGGCAGCCGCTTCCTGGCCAAGCCCTTCGAGCTGGACGACCTGCTGGAGACCGTGTCCGCCGAGCTGAACCGGGGGCACTGA
- the orn gene encoding oligoribonuclease, with the protein MPAPTPPPCFVWLDLEMTGLDPDESAIIEIGVIITGPDLVPKAELERVIWQPEEVLARMEPVVKDMHTRNGLLKRVRESPTSLRMAERDVTALVAQHCGLGEGVLCGNSIHTDRRFLVKYMPMLDRYLHYRQVDVTSIKVLGNAWFPDMVPLKKTTSGHTALADLRASIAELTHYRAHLFRAPTGSQGGT; encoded by the coding sequence ATGCCGGCACCAACGCCTCCCCCCTGTTTCGTGTGGCTCGACCTGGAGATGACCGGGTTGGACCCGGACGAGTCCGCCATCATCGAGATTGGCGTCATCATCACGGGCCCGGACCTGGTGCCGAAGGCGGAGCTGGAGCGGGTCATCTGGCAGCCGGAGGAGGTGCTGGCGCGGATGGAGCCGGTGGTGAAGGACATGCACACGCGCAACGGGCTGCTCAAGCGGGTGCGCGAGTCGCCGACGTCGCTGCGGATGGCGGAGCGGGACGTGACGGCGCTGGTGGCGCAGCACTGCGGGCTGGGCGAGGGAGTGCTCTGTGGCAACTCCATCCACACGGACCGGCGCTTCCTGGTGAAGTACATGCCGATGCTGGACCGGTACCTGCACTACCGGCAGGTGGACGTGACGAGCATCAAGGTGCTGGGGAACGCGTGGTTCCCGGACATGGTGCCGTTGAAGAAGACGACGTCGGGGCACACGGCGCTGGCGGACCTGAGGGCGAGCATCGCGGAGCTGACGCACTACCGCGCGCACCTGTTCCGCGCGCCCACGGGGAGCCAGGGAGGCACCTGA
- a CDS encoding OsmC family protein, translated as MEPRTQSVTPHHGKVHAEDCQHCETKAGTVDRIDRKVKLEGPLSEEQRRRLLEMADRCPVHRSLESEIDVHTFLF; from the coding sequence ATGGAGCCCCGTACACAGTCGGTGACGCCGCACCACGGCAAGGTGCACGCGGAGGACTGCCAGCACTGCGAGACGAAGGCGGGGACGGTGGACCGGATAGACCGGAAGGTGAAGCTGGAGGGGCCGCTGAGCGAGGAGCAGAGGAGGAGGCTGTTGGAGATGGCGGACCGCTGTCCGGTGCACCGCTCGCTGGAGTCGGAGATCGACGTGCACACGTTCCTGTTCTGA